Below is a window of Bacteroidales bacterium DNA.
GCTACAATACATATCAGAATGTATCTGGAAATATTGTTTGCAATAAAACGACCGGGCAAGTATTTTACAAAACAATTGATGGGAAAATACATTCCATGTGGTGGGATCAAAATTCCAATACTTGGCAATGGTCTGAGTTAAATAATACAGGGAATAACGTAGCTGGTGATTTAGCCATTTCGCAAGATGGTAGCCAAGTATTTTATAGAACTACAGATAATAAATTAAACTCTATTTGGTACAACACAAATATACCAGATTGGCAGTGGTCAGACCTTAATCAGGTTGAAAACGGAAATGTAAAAGGCCCTATCGCCGTAGGCCCTAATGGTGAGGTTTTCTATAGAACTCTTAGTAATAAATTAAACAAAATCTGGCGAAACCCAACTAATAATATATGGCAGAGGACCGATTTAAATAATGCAGCTGGTAATAATGTTGGTGATGCAATGGCGGTATCATCAAACTGTCAAGTATTTTACAAAACACTAGATAATAAACTGAATAATATTTGGTTTAATACAAGATCTAATTTGTGGATTTGTTCAAACTTAAATAATGCTGCAAATGGAAATGTTTGCGGGAATATAACAATAACCCCTAATGGTCAGGTTTTTTATCGAACTTGTACTTATAAGATAAATAATATCTGGTGGGATCCGTCAACTAAAATATGGAATTGGTCGGGATTAGATAATGCTGCAAATTATGTTGCAGGAGATTTAATGGCGGACAATGTTGGGAAGGTATTTTACAGAAATACTAGTTCAAATATTAACTGCATTTACTGGGATAATACCTGGCATTGGTCGGAGTTAGATAACTCAACAAGTAACAATGTTTATTCGGGCAACATTGCAACAGACAATAATGGCAATGTTTTTTTCAGAGGTACTGATAATTTAGTTCATAGGCTTTATTACAATAGTCAATGCTATTACATTCCCTCAACAAATTTCCTAAAAAATACTTCTGATGATTCAAACTTATTAGAAAACACATATATTGATAAGATCGATAATGATAATAACATTATTATCTATCCGAATCCCACGGATAATATAATTAATATTATATCGAATGAAAACATAAATAATCTATACTTGTATAGTTTTGATGGCAGATTAATAAAAGAAATAAATAATATAAATGTAAGTGAAACTTTGATAGACGTTTCCGGGCAAAATGATGGTATTTATTTTATAAAAGTATATCTTGCGAATGGTCAAATTATAAATAGTAAAATAATTATTAACCATTAAAATTAATTTGTTTTGAACATTTTTAAAGACACTCTCAGAGAGGTATTAATTTCTCTTCATTTAGATTTAACAAAAAATCTAAAATACGACAGACTTACAAGGAAAATATTAAAAAAATGCCTTAAAAGAAACTATAATTGCGTTGATATTGGCTGTCATAAAGGTGAAATATTAAATTTAATGCTAAAATATGCACCTGGTGGAAAGCATTACGCTTTTGAACCTATACCTTATCTATTTAATGAATTAGTAAATAAGTATAAGAATAAATCTAAAATTTATCCATATGCACTTTCCGACAATAATGGAGAAAGTACTTTTCAACTCGTCAAGAACGCACCTGCTTACAGTGGTATAAAAAGAAGGCGATATGATATAAAAAATCCTGTTATTGAAGAAATAAAAGTAGAATTAAAAACCCTTGACGAAGTTATTTCTTCAGCCGAAAAAATCCATTTTATTAAAATTGACGTTGAAGGTGGCGAATTCGGAGTAATAAAAGGCGCCAAAAATTTATTAATAAAAAACAAACCTTTTATTTTATTTGAATGTGGTAAAGGTGCGAGTGACTATTACGGAACAAACCCATTGGATTTATACAATTTTATTTCCAAAGAAATTGGATTAAAAATATACACTCTTAAATCATTTGTTACAAATCAACAGCATTTGAGCCTTGTTGAATTTGAAAATTATTTTAACACTAACGAGGAATATTACTTTATAGCTGCCTTTAATGATGATTCTTTATATCAACAGTAGTAAGCTTTTCAGGGACAGTAATTTGATTTGTAATATTTTATTTGTTTTTATAACTAATCGTGTCCAGTCAATTACGGGGCCGGATCAATTTTTCATTATCTCTGCACTTTAATTATTTGTTGAGAAACAGTATATATCATAAATTTGATGTATATGAATTAGTGTATCCAGTTTGGTTTTAGTTTTCAATTCATCCAGTATAGGGTTTGAACCAAAGGCAAAAACTGTAGCACAGTCTAAAAAAGCAATCTTTTTGCTTTCCAGTTTTTCCTTCGGGATTTTATCAATAGTATTTGCCGGGAAAATATTCTCTCTGTTCAAGTATGATATTGTGTTTCTGTAATCTTTAAAAAAATCTAAATTATAACTGTAAGAAAACTCACGAAAATAATAATCCGGAGATATTATCAAGGGCATTTCGGGGTTTTGCTTTTTAAGAGTTTGAACCGTGAAAACAAGTTCTTTAACATTTCTATTATTATCAGGATATAACGTGAAATTATATAACATTACAATAATAACAATCACAAGGCTAAGATACCTTAATAATTTCTTATCTGTCCATTGAAAAAATATAATACTTATTAATAAATATAAGCTTATGCTTGTATAGAGAATATAACGGTCGAGAAACATGGGGGCATAAAAAGAAAGGCAGAACATTAATAAATAAGGACACACGAAAAATATAAAAACAATTTTGCTGTAAATATTTTTTATAAATGATAAAAATGAAGATTTAAATCTGCCTTCTTTAATCTGTAACGCAACTATGAGCACTATCATAATAATTAAAGCAATAGTTGTGAATTTTGAATTTAAAAAACGATTTATATTCCCATATAATTCAGACCATTCAGGTTTTTTAAGCCATGTTCCATGCATAATTGAAACAGAAATTCTATTGATAAAAATTATAATATTGGGAATATAGGTAATTAATAAAGCTAAAATAACAAAGGCAAACCTTATTAATATTTTTCTGCTTTGAGGAATAATAAAAACACAGAATATTTCTGTAACAATCACAAAAAAGCCAAAATAGTGGGAATAAATTAAAAGAGCATTTGTAATGAAAAGCCATATATAATTTTTTTTCTTTTCAGGTTTATCAATAATTGACATAAATAAAAACAAACTCAGTGAAGTAAAAAACACAAAAATGGGATAAACCCGCGCTTCGTGAGAAAAATATATATGAAAATAGGATGCTGTATATATCAATGAACTAAACAATCCAGTATAAGCAGAGAAAAATTTCTTTCCAGTTAAAAAAATAACCACAACAGTTAAAGAACTGAACAACAAAGAAATAAAACGAACAGAAAATGCACCTAAACCAAAAATCTTAATCCAATAATGTAAAAGAACAAAATGCAATGCCGGGTTATTTTCAGTTGCCAGCATTTTAAATATTGACCGTACATCCATTTGAGCATAAAAGATACTGAAAGGTTCGTCATTGGCAATATCATTTTCTGATATGCCTATTATTTTTATTATAAAATTCAATAGAAATAAAAAAAGTGATATTATCAGGGTTTTGTATTTTTCAAAAAGACCGGGTACTTTCATAATCACCTGCTATTCTTGACTAACTTAATAGAAATGCGTTTTGTTTCATTGGTTACAGTAACAATATACAAGCCTGAAGCTTCTTTTGTCAGGTCAATAGTGTATTTACCATAACTTTCCGAAGCAATATTATCTGTTAGTATTTTTCTGCCCATAACATCTGAAACATCAATTATTGCCTTTTCAAAATTATCATCCATTCCAAAATGCAAGTAGAATATACCATCGGAACAAGTTGGGCTGATATAATATTTTCCCTTGTTATTACTATTTTCATTTATTTGTTCATCTACACCTAATATATGCTGTATGTTGGGATTAAAACTGCAGTCATTGCCGAATTTCAGCACATACATATTGACAATTCCTATTCCTAAACCTTCAGCTTCACCAATGATTATATAACCGCCATCGCTGGTTTGTGAGGCGTAATATCCCGCATCGTCAGCAAAAGAGCCAGCTGTCAGACTGCATTTGAAATCTACAAAGTCACCCATTACTGCAATACTCAATTCTTTACCTCCGTTACCGGCACCCGTTGTATATCCGGTAATCAGGTATCTTGCAGAATCATCAATGTTTACATGGTATGATACATCATCACCGGGGCCTATAGTCCAGAATTCAGGAAGTTTCCACACATAGTTGCCATTTTTATCGTATCTCATCAGCCAGGATTCATGTTCAACGGCGTCATAACTCATGGTAGAGCCTACAAAAACAAAACCCGTATCCGGTGTTTGTTTTATTGAATATATAATATCTTCTTTATCCTCACCGTATGTCTTTGTCCACAAGGTATCGCCATTCACATCAAGATTAAGAAGATAGCCGTCGAAACTGCCATAACCAAAACTATTGGTAGCTCCTCCTATCAGGTAGGTGCTATCGAACATTATTTCCAGAGATGTTGCATAATCGGAACTATCACCACCGAAAGTTTTTGTCCAGATGGTGTCTCCATCAGAAGTGGTTTTTACTATGTACATATTCTCGTTAGCAGCACCGTAACTATATGTCAGGCCGGCAATAAGATATGCATTGTCTTTGGTTTCTATTACAGCATTGGCAATATCCCATCCATCCCCGCCGATTGATTTCTCCCAGATTATGTTGGCATTGGAGTCGGTCTTCATAAGCAGCATATCATAGCCTTTGTCCGGATTTTCAAGGGTAAGCCCTGCTATCAGATATCCTTTGTCTGTCGTGCGAATAAAATCATTAGCCCAATACAATGACTGGCCCCCCAACGATTTTTGAAAAACAAGTAAGCCTGTTGAATCAATACGGAGCATAGCGATGTTTGAGTTTCCTGTGTTTGAAGTCACATTGCCCATTATCATAAAACCTTTATCTCCTGTTTCAATAATCCGCCTTCCATAGTTGTAAGGCATATTTCCATAGGTATAATTAAATTTTATATTTTGTGCCTGGCTAATAATAAAACAACACATAAAATAAAATACTAACAATGTCCTGAAAAAATATTTCATACTTATAGTGTTTTTATCAAAGAAATGTAACCTCCAAGTCCGGCAGAGTTTTTCGGGGACAAATATGAGTTGACGTATGAACTCCTGACATCAAAATAAAATCCTTTATTAATCCTTGCCGACACACCAAGCCCGCAATTAAAGCGGCCATGGCCTCCATACTGAAAATCAGCATAAACCACAACATACGAACTTTTACAAGGCAAATGTACAGCCGGTGTAATTTTAAATAAAGGGCTGTAGCGTAAGAAAAAGTATTGATTATAGTGGAGGGTAACAGACAATAAATTTCTCAGAAAATATCTCTTATATGTAAAATTGAAACTCATGGGTATCATCTCTGTAAAAGGAGCTGTTGCTTTGGCATAAGCATAGTCATTCAGGATGGTATCTAAACCTAAACCTGCCAGTGTTGAGCTGTCAATTACAAAAATATTTTGTATTTCGAAGCCCTCGAACTGTATCAGTGTATCTTTCGCATAGCTATGAGATTTTCTGTTCCATCTAATAAACCCTAAATTGTTAAGCCTCAATTCAAACACATTGCTCTCGTCCTGATAAAAATATCCTGCATCCAGACATATTCCCGAACCATTTTCTGCACCAAATCGTGAATCAAGAGTATCTGAACGTTTCATCTCAAGATACATATCCAGGGTTAATTCTTCCGCGTTGGGATGAGTGAAAAAATTAGCTTTCGGCAAGCTGAACTGCATCAGGCTTTGCCCGTTGCAATATCCAAGCCCGCCCATAATACGCTGAATAGCATCCTGCCCTCTCCATGTTTTATAAAAACCTGCTTTCAACTGTTGAAAATTTAAATTTTTATATAAAAAATTCCCCAACGGAACATATTTCCCGGCAAAGTCCTTATTGCCGTATAACACCAGTTGAAATAAGTATTTATTAAATGTCAATTCGAGAAAATTATGGTTTTCAAAACCGATAAAATAATTAATATCATATTTATTTCCAGGAATATTTAAAAATACAGAAGTATTAAACTGATACCCGGAAAGATTATAATTGGTATTCAGAAAGCTTTCTGTGTTTTTTTTCAGGTTATCACTTATATATTTGCCTTTATATATTGAACTTACAAAGTGATTTGTTAATCCGGTCGAATTAACATCCAACTGAGAATTCAAAGACAGAAAATATTCCTGATGGCTTATATCTTCCGTTATTGGAAACTGCGGGTAAGCATTATAAATATTTCCAAGAAGAAGCAAGCAGAAATAAAACCCGTATTGGTATTTGTGTATTCTCATGAACTTTCTATTACAACTGTATCAAATAATTAAAATCACCGGTCAATTTTATTTCTGCTTTGTAGTGGCTGTATATTTTTACATGATGGCTTGCACCCGCTGTATTGAAATGAGCCTTAATCACAAGTTTTTTTGATGCAAAAAAATTATCAATGCGGCTTTCGGGGACAGGAATGTATATTTCCGTGCGCTTCGGCGTAACAACCATGTAATTGGCATCCAGAGAAGGTGCATGGATTAATCCTGGAACAAGAACGGAATCTGTTATCTGATTGTTTTCATCAACGAGATAAAACTGAACATCAGCAGAAAAAGGGAATCCGTTGTCGGCAATTAGATTTAGTACTCCTGAGGCCGGTTGTCCGGGTTTTTCTCCCATTTCGAGCAAAACGGTATCCACAAGCACCAGTTCGTTAGCAATGAGGGAAAAAGGAATTTCCAGATTGATAGATGCATTCAGATAATTATCGTAATAGATAAAATCATTGCCCGCCGAAATATTTCCTAAGGGGTTGGTAGTAAATTTCATTTTGTAAATTGCCTTATTGGCCATGCTCTCTATCATCTGTTCGATGTTGGAACTGCTCATATCGAAAAAGTACTTCGAAGGAATCACCGGAGCATAAGGATCATATGTTTCTATTGCCCGGGATATGTTTATTACCTGTCCAATTATCGGATCATTCAGGGTAATTGCGTTCCCATTATGTGAGTTGTAAGATTCAAAATCTTCAAAAACCACCTGCCCGTCAACGCCAAAACGGTTTTCAATAGTCAGGTTGAATTGAACTGCCTCAAGGTCAATGATACCACTTTTTATATTGTCAAAGATGTTGGTAATGGTAGCTGTATCGGGGCCGAAAGCATAACTGTTGCTGCCGAAATATCCTTTTGCGTATTTAACCGTAATATCTTCAAAGCGAACATTGAAGTTAAAAACATCAGAATTATCAAGCACATAGGGATTGCCTTCGGGGTCAAGAACCGCAACCGTAGTATTTGATAACATATTATAGCTTAAGCCAAAAGGCCCACGTAAATCCAGACTGTAATCCGAGATATCGTATTGTTTTACATAATGAACCGTATTACCTCCGGAAGCAGCAGGCACAACCTCCGTAACCTGAAAAGGCAGGCCGTTTTTTGTTGCGTAGGGTATTTTGTAGGTAATATAAATCTTTTCTTCAAAAGTGCTGTATATTTCAAACACAAAAAAACCGGATTTAAAATCCACTCTTAGTAATTCTGCGTCAGGAATATTTAATTTTGTATTTTCAGTGAAATTAAAAAAAGTTTCGCTGGGTTCTATTTCCAAACCCACAACAGGAGGTAGTAATTTTTGTGATATCGTATCGGGCATTTTTACCAGCGAGTCAATATTGAAATTATAGAAAAAATAGCGGTAAACCAAGCTCAGCGTATTGTCAGGGTTGATTTGCATCAAAGAATCTGGGAGTATCTTTGTCAAATCCAGTGTTGAATGAATCAAAGGTATGTAAATTGCCACATCCCAACTTGAATTAATATCCTTACGGCACGAAAACACGACAATCAATAAGAAAAAAACAGGCAATAGGAGTTTTCGCTTCATAATAATTAATAGTTATACTTCTTATTCCATCGTTTTTTTAGGAAATCCCGAATTTCTTTTTCCCTTTTATTTTCCTGTGGCTCGTAAAGTGTAGTGCCTGAAATTTTCTCAGGCAGGAATTCCACTTCTGCAAAATTTCCTTCGTAATCATGTGCATACTTATAGCCTTTATGATAACCCAGTTCCTTCATCATGTCGGTAGGTGCATTCCGGATTGGTAAAGGCACAGGCAAATCACCGGTTTTCTTTATAAGCGAATGAGCCTTGCTGATGGCCATATAAGATGCATTACTTTTTGTTGAAGTTGCGAGGTATATAGCTGTTTGCGACAATATCAGCTCACATTCGGGGTAGCCCACCAGATGCACTGCCTGAAAACAATTGGTTGCCAATAACAATGCGTTGGGGTTTGCATTTCCTATATCTTCGGATGCTAATATTACCATACGCCTTGCAATAAATTTGGGATCTTCTCCCCCTTCAACCATACGTGCCAGCCAATATACGGCGGCATTGGGGTCGCTACCCCTCAACGATTTGATAAATGCTGAAATAACATCATAATGCTGCTCCCCCAGTTTGTCATACAATGCGATATTTTGCTGAATTACATCCAAAACAAGCTTATTGGTAATAATAATTTCATGATTTTTTTCCTGCTCGGCATTGACAACCAGCTCAATAGCATTAAGTAGTTTTCTCGCATCGCCTCCCGAAACCCTCAGTAAAGCCTCATTTTCAGTAATTGTAATCACAATGTCATATAACTCCTCAAGCTTCCTTTTCCCTTTATCAAGAATATGGAGTAATTGTTTTTCGTCCAGATTATTTAAGATATAAACCTGGCAACGCGAAAGCAAGGGAGAAATCACCTCAAAGGAGGGGTTTTCGGTAGTGGCGCCTATAAGTGTGATTATGCCTTTTTCGACCGCTCCCAGTAATGAATCCTGCTGAGCTTTATTAAAACGATGTATTTCATCAATAAACAATATCGATTTCTCGGTCTTTTCTGCTGCTTTTTCAATCACATTCCTGACTTCCTTAACACCTGAATTAACAGCACTCAGGGTATGGAAGGGGCATTGAAGCTGTTTGGAAATAATAAATGCTAAGGTAGTTTTTCCAACTCCCGGAGGCCCCCATAAAATCATGGAAGGAATGTTACCAGACAATAGAGCTTTCCGCAATATAGCGTCAGCTCCAGTCAGGTGTTGCTGTCCAATATAATCATCAAGTGTTGACGGGCGCAAAAGTTCGGCTAAAGGAGCAGATTTATTCATTATTTAAATAAAACACGAAAATAACAAAAACATGATGAAATCCATGTTTTTAAAGCAAAAAAAAAGCTGCAGAATCATGCAGCTTTTTTTTAAATAAAAAATACTATTAGATAATGGTAATTTTTTTAGTAATAGTATTATTACCATTAATTATCCTTACAAAATAATTCCCTTCATTATAATCACTAACATTAATAGTTTTAACATTTTTGTATGAACCAACCATTTGACCAAAAACATTAAAAATATCAACGTCTGTAAAATCATTCAGGTAAATAAAATCATGAACAGGGTTTGGATAAATTGAAATTTCAGATATTGAATTGTCTTGTATGCCTGCAGAACCGTTCATCCAAACAATGGCGTTATGAATTGCAACCCAGCAATCTCCCCCGAGTGTGATTGTGCCGTCTGGCTCAACCGGTAAAAGATTAAAACTTACTACATTTGGTTTTGCCGCAATGGCAATTGTGCCATCATCCCAATCAACAATCTCATCTGCACCAGTTGCTAAACTTGGGTCTTGGGTATCAAAATTTTGTGTCATAGAGCTAACTCCAACCATAATAGGATGTGCGGGTGCAATAACGGTACCCATGGCTGTTGCTGCCCATGAATCGGTTGTTGTTGAGCCAAAAGCGGAATAATTACCTGTAATGTAACTTCCTGCAAGCCCCCATTCGTCATAACTTTTCACATACTGGCATTCAATAACTTTCCCACCACCAGCAACATAAGAACCCAGTACATCTCCTGCTGCTGTTCTTGTCGTTCCAGCTGTTTCCCACTTCACATCATTATATATGAAACAAACATCGTAGGAAGAAATAGTTCCTAATGCTAATGAAGCAACACTTGCAAAAGGAATAGCTGTAACAGTAATGTCTGAAAATCCAGATAAGAACGACACAATTGCATCTGTGCTGGTTGTTGAATCCGGACTTAAGATAGCAACAGTAATGTTTTTGCCGGCTTTTAATCCCAAAGAATAATCAATGTTTGCAATTTGCGACTTCGATGTTGAGGCCACATAATTTGGACCTACCTTTTGCTGAGCACTAACAAATCCAAAGATTATAATACCCAAAGTAAATAGTGTAATTTTTTTCATGTTTAAATAATTTTAGTTAATAATACACAAATATATGATTTAATTCTTTTAAAATAATTTTTTTAAGTAATGTTTGGTTAATAAGCTAGTTTATTAATTGATAATCAACTGTATATTATTACATTTTTAGTAAATGATTTTTAATGATGCTGACAATGCTTTCACTTCTAAACACTTCCCCAAATCTATTTCATCACCATCAATGTGCGCTATGTTATTTCTGTGCTGAATTACTTTAATTTCTTTGGCTTTAATTATTTTCACAAAAGGGGTTTTATGCAGCCAACCGCCGAAGAAAAAAGGCAAAAGAAAAGGCGCATAAAAAATTCTTGGTTTTCGCACCATGCATAAATCAATAAATCCATCATCAATAATGGCTGTTGGAGCAATCTTGGCATTGAAGCCAAATTGGTTGGAGTTTGCAAAACTCAGCATGAAAGCACTTTTTTTAATCACATTGCCGTTTGCATATATTTTGAATCGTTTGGGCCAGTATGTAATGTATTCAAGGAAAGCAATTTTTGCATAAGGCCAGAAACCTCTTTTTTCAGATTTAGAAAAGCGTTCAGCAACATAAGCATCAAATCCAACCCCGGCTATGCTCACAAATAAATGCCCATTTATATTTCCTGTATCAATTTTTTTAATTTTAAACCTTATAATTTTCTCCAGCGCTTTTTTGGAATTCAGCGAAATTCCTAAAAAATGAGCCAGCCCGTTGCCAGAACCGGCAGGGATAATCCCCAAAGCAGTTTCAGAATAAATCAGCCCTCTTGCAACTTCATTTATGGAACCATCCCCGCCAACGGCAACCACTGCGTCAAAGTTTTTTTCTACTGCTTCTCTGCTTAACTCAACAGCATGTTCAGGGGCTTTGGTATAACAAATTTCATAATCAAAATCAGATGTGTCCAAACATTTCCGTATCAGTTTTTCAATTTTCTTTTGTTTTCCAAT
It encodes the following:
- a CDS encoding FkbM family methyltransferase, producing the protein MNIFKDTLREVLISLHLDLTKNLKYDRLTRKILKKCLKRNYNCVDIGCHKGEILNLMLKYAPGGKHYAFEPIPYLFNELVNKYKNKSKIYPYALSDNNGESTFQLVKNAPAYSGIKRRRYDIKNPVIEEIKVELKTLDEVISSAEKIHFIKIDVEGGEFGVIKGAKNLLIKNKPFILFECGKGASDYYGTNPLDLYNFISKEIGLKIYTLKSFVTNQQHLSLVEFENYFNTNEEYYFIAAFNDDSLYQQ
- a CDS encoding glycosyltransferase family 39 protein, with protein sequence MKVPGLFEKYKTLIISLFLFLLNFIIKIIGISENDIANDEPFSIFYAQMDVRSIFKMLATENNPALHFVLLHYWIKIFGLGAFSVRFISLLFSSLTVVVIFLTGKKFFSAYTGLFSSLIYTASYFHIYFSHEARVYPIFVFFTSLSLFLFMSIIDKPEKKKNYIWLFITNALLIYSHYFGFFVIVTEIFCVFIIPQSRKILIRFAFVILALLITYIPNIIIFINRISVSIMHGTWLKKPEWSELYGNINRFLNSKFTTIALIIMIVLIVALQIKEGRFKSSFLSFIKNIYSKIVFIFFVCPYLLMFCLSFYAPMFLDRYILYTSISLYLLISIIFFQWTDKKLLRYLSLVIVIIVMLYNFTLYPDNNRNVKELVFTVQTLKKQNPEMPLIISPDYYFREFSYSYNLDFFKDYRNTISYLNRENIFPANTIDKIPKEKLESKKIAFLDCATVFAFGSNPILDELKTKTKLDTLIHIHQIYDIYCFSTNN
- a CDS encoding T9SS type A sorting domain-containing protein, producing MKYFFRTLLVFYFMCCFIISQAQNIKFNYTYGNMPYNYGRRIIETGDKGFMIMGNVTSNTGNSNIAMLRIDSTGLLVFQKSLGGQSLYWANDFIRTTDKGYLIAGLTLENPDKGYDMLLMKTDSNANIIWEKSIGGDGWDIANAVIETKDNAYLIAGLTYSYGAANENMYIVKTTSDGDTIWTKTFGGDSSDYATSLEIMFDSTYLIGGATNSFGYGSFDGYLLNLDVNGDTLWTKTYGEDKEDIIYSIKQTPDTGFVFVGSTMSYDAVEHESWLMRYDKNGNYVWKLPEFWTIGPGDDVSYHVNIDDSARYLITGYTTGAGNGGKELSIAVMGDFVDFKCSLTAGSFADDAGYYASQTSDGGYIIIGEAEGLGIGIVNMYVLKFGNDCSFNPNIQHILGVDEQINENSNNKGKYYISPTCSDGIFYLHFGMDDNFEKAIIDVSDVMGRKILTDNIASESYGKYTIDLTKEASGLYIVTVTNETKRISIKLVKNSR
- a CDS encoding DUF5723 family protein — encoded protein: MRIHKYQYGFYFCLLLLGNIYNAYPQFPITEDISHQEYFLSLNSQLDVNSTGLTNHFVSSIYKGKYISDNLKKNTESFLNTNYNLSGYQFNTSVFLNIPGNKYDINYFIGFENHNFLELTFNKYLFQLVLYGNKDFAGKYVPLGNFLYKNLNFQQLKAGFYKTWRGQDAIQRIMGGLGYCNGQSLMQFSLPKANFFTHPNAEELTLDMYLEMKRSDTLDSRFGAENGSGICLDAGYFYQDESNVFELRLNNLGFIRWNRKSHSYAKDTLIQFEGFEIQNIFVIDSSTLAGLGLDTILNDYAYAKATAPFTEMIPMSFNFTYKRYFLRNLLSVTLHYNQYFFLRYSPLFKITPAVHLPCKSSYVVVYADFQYGGHGRFNCGLGVSARINKGFYFDVRSSYVNSYLSPKNSAGLGGYISLIKTL
- a CDS encoding replication-associated recombination protein A; the encoded protein is MNKSAPLAELLRPSTLDDYIGQQHLTGADAILRKALLSGNIPSMILWGPPGVGKTTLAFIISKQLQCPFHTLSAVNSGVKEVRNVIEKAAEKTEKSILFIDEIHRFNKAQQDSLLGAVEKGIITLIGATTENPSFEVISPLLSRCQVYILNNLDEKQLLHILDKGKRKLEELYDIVITITENEALLRVSGGDARKLLNAIELVVNAEQEKNHEIIITNKLVLDVIQQNIALYDKLGEQHYDVISAFIKSLRGSDPNAAVYWLARMVEGGEDPKFIARRMVILASEDIGNANPNALLLATNCFQAVHLVGYPECELILSQTAIYLATSTKSNASYMAISKAHSLIKKTGDLPVPLPIRNAPTDMMKELGYHKGYKYAHDYEGNFAEVEFLPEKISGTTLYEPQENKREKEIRDFLKKRWNKKYNY
- a CDS encoding T9SS type A sorting domain-containing protein, which codes for MKKITLFTLGIIIFGFVSAQQKVGPNYVASTSKSQIANIDYSLGLKAGKNITVAILSPDSTTSTDAIVSFLSGFSDITVTAIPFASVASLALGTISSYDVCFIYNDVKWETAGTTRTAAGDVLGSYVAGGGKVIECQYVKSYDEWGLAGSYITGNYSAFGSTTTDSWAATAMGTVIAPAHPIMVGVSSMTQNFDTQDPSLATGADEIVDWDDGTIAIAAKPNVVSFNLLPVEPDGTITLGGDCWVAIHNAIVWMNGSAGIQDNSISEISIYPNPVHDFIYLNDFTDVDIFNVFGQMVGSYKNVKTINVSDYNEGNYFVRIINGNNTITKKITII
- a CDS encoding diacylglycerol kinase family lipid kinase, translating into MKNKKIRFIINPKSGIGKQKKIEKLIRKCLDTSDFDYEICYTKAPEHAVELSREAVEKNFDAVVAVGGDGSINEVARGLIYSETALGIIPAGSGNGLAHFLGISLNSKKALEKIIRFKIKKIDTGNINGHLFVSIAGVGFDAYVAERFSKSEKRGFWPYAKIAFLEYITYWPKRFKIYANGNVIKKSAFMLSFANSNQFGFNAKIAPTAIIDDGFIDLCMVRKPRIFYAPFLLPFFFGGWLHKTPFVKIIKAKEIKVIQHRNNIAHIDGDEIDLGKCLEVKALSASLKIIY